One genomic segment of [Phormidium] sp. ETS-05 includes these proteins:
- the argC gene encoding N-acetyl-gamma-glutamyl-phosphate reductase, translating to MGDALRVRVGIVGASGYGGVQLVRLLMEHPGLEVVYLGGDSSAGKPFSDIYPHLAHVTNLIVEPVDAEQIAARCEVVFLSLPNGLACQIAPTLLDKGCKVLDLSADYRFSSLDTYQSWYGIERQDQATAATAVYGLPELYRDRIKDAQLVGCPGCYPTASLLALAPLLKQGMIVPETAIIDAKSGTSGGGRQAKINMLLAEADSSVSPYGVARHRHTPEIEQICSDLAGHEVMVQFTPHLMPMVRGILATVYATLRDPGLVREDLVTIYNAFYRNSPWVRVLPAGVYPQTKWAAGSNACFISVEVDPRTDRAIVMSAIDNLIKGQAGQAVQCLNIMMGWDETLGLPKLGFYP from the coding sequence ATGGGAGATGCACTTCGAGTCCGAGTGGGTATCGTGGGAGCGTCTGGCTATGGCGGGGTGCAGCTAGTTAGACTGTTGATGGAGCATCCGGGGTTAGAGGTGGTGTATTTGGGAGGGGATAGCAGTGCTGGCAAGCCTTTTTCCGATATCTATCCTCATTTGGCCCATGTGACAAATTTGATTGTGGAGCCGGTAGATGCAGAGCAAATCGCGGCTCGCTGTGAAGTGGTGTTTTTGTCTCTCCCCAATGGGTTGGCTTGCCAGATCGCACCGACGTTGTTGGATAAAGGCTGCAAGGTTCTGGACTTGTCGGCGGACTATCGGTTTAGTTCTCTGGACACTTACCAATCTTGGTATGGGATAGAGCGCCAAGACCAAGCTACCGCTGCTACTGCGGTTTATGGCTTGCCAGAACTGTATCGCGATCGCATCAAAGACGCCCAGCTCGTGGGTTGCCCCGGATGCTACCCCACCGCCAGCCTGCTGGCCCTAGCGCCATTGCTCAAACAAGGGATGATTGTGCCAGAAACCGCGATTATTGACGCTAAATCTGGTACATCTGGGGGGGGACGCCAAGCCAAAATCAATATGCTGTTAGCCGAAGCTGATAGCTCCGTTTCCCCCTATGGCGTGGCTCGCCACCGACATACCCCAGAAATCGAGCAAATTTGTAGCGACTTAGCCGGACATGAAGTGATGGTCCAGTTTACCCCCCACCTGATGCCAATGGTGAGAGGCATTTTGGCCACAGTTTATGCTACTTTGCGAGACCCGGGACTGGTGCGGGAAGATTTGGTCACGATTTACAATGCCTTTTATCGCAATTCCCCCTGGGTGCGGGTATTGCCTGCGGGAGTTTATCCCCAAACCAAATGGGCTGCGGGTAGTAATGCTTGCTTTATCAGTGTGGAAGTGGACCCCAGGACCGATCGGGCAATTGTCATGTCAGCCATTGATAACCTCATCAAAGGCCAAGCCGGTCAAGCGGTGCAATGTCTCAACATTATGATGGGCTGGGATGAAACTTTGGGATTGCCCAAACTGGGATTTTATCCTTAA
- a CDS encoding response regulator, with protein MKGVLNQEELAAIALASRQSFLYEEAPDHLATLEKGIEQLRQGGEEYTPIIRAAHSLKGGAGLASMPELSRLAHKLEDLLIALRSGRITARDTANRLLSQTLDRIAEQLLAAMGNQELPEGPQKLEATTAALEEFLAQLPTATDAEAEPEPVAFSSFQQPSFYKTALTEDLEECLQRLEADITSAAAVASFVEEATLLGETLGLTWLRDMAAEMEAVSGDTLPEAAISEIISRIRTSRTEFLTGTTPSPETTPPPEITPPPETSPPPRDDRAGEGGVGASLPIFNSQIPQRFLKYLILQPQAAPPPGLLQVRVPLSRLEAMGDRAAELLAQCQRLQDTTNPDIPAAITAIRSRLEALSADITELRLVPFRQIADRYHTPLESLKQQYHKQVQLQIEGQENLVDQVILEQLQAPLTHLFRNAFDHGIELPVERKALGKPPIATITLAATTRRSHLEITITDDGRGIDIETVYQRAVEKGLTNQDYHQLTTAEILKFIFTPGFSTAKRVTDLSGRGVGLDVVLSQVSRLGGSLELATNPGYGTKFIITVPLTQTVLPLYFFQCGGASLALPASDIIDILDMSDTTERPEEIIWQNQSIPLFNLTNILPYGRQARRIINASAAQSPETGCLSSSLLKPSPPAPLPPGERGEMFSSEVLHRKPVSIIIDIGQKIGLLVDNISAKLSAAVKPFDPTLPVPAWVEGWTWGSRGEVVPMLSGASLAEIIPVSTAPAQTTILVVDDSPAVRRTLEMVLSAAGFAVVTGNDGQEGIAALTENAARFSLVISDLEMPNLDGFGLLAAIKNHPIWRRLPVAMLTSQNTPYHRRRALELGAAVYLTKPFEPATILASLSGLGLPKISDIIA; from the coding sequence ATGAAAGGGGTTTTAAATCAAGAGGAGTTGGCTGCGATCGCCCTCGCTTCTCGGCAAAGTTTCCTCTATGAAGAGGCACCGGACCATCTGGCGACCCTGGAAAAGGGTATCGAACAACTGCGCCAAGGGGGGGAGGAATACACCCCCATTATCCGAGCCGCCCATTCTTTGAAAGGGGGGGCGGGTTTGGCATCGATGCCAGAATTATCCCGTTTGGCGCATAAGTTGGAAGATTTGCTCATTGCCCTGCGATCGGGAAGAATCACCGCCAGGGACACAGCCAATCGACTTTTGTCTCAAACCCTCGATCGCATCGCTGAGCAGCTATTGGCAGCAATGGGCAACCAAGAACTGCCCGAAGGCCCCCAAAAGTTGGAAGCTACCACCGCTGCTCTGGAAGAATTTTTAGCCCAGCTACCCACCGCCACCGACGCCGAAGCCGAACCCGAACCGGTGGCATTTTCATCTTTTCAGCAACCGAGTTTCTACAAAACTGCCCTCACTGAAGATTTGGAGGAATGCTTACAGCGGTTGGAAGCGGATATCACAAGTGCTGCAGCAGTTGCCAGTTTTGTGGAAGAAGCCACCCTCTTGGGGGAAACTCTGGGTTTGACTTGGTTGCGGGATATGGCGGCGGAAATGGAGGCTGTGTCTGGTGACACACTGCCAGAGGCGGCTATATCGGAGATTATCTCTCGCATTCGTACCAGCCGCACCGAGTTTTTAACCGGTACAACGCCATCGCCGGAAACTACGCCACCGCCGGAAATTACGCCACCGCCAGAAACATCCCCCCCACCAAGGGACGATCGGGCAGGAGAAGGGGGGGTGGGAGCCAGCCTGCCGATCTTCAATTCTCAGATTCCCCAGCGGTTTTTAAAATATCTGATTTTACAGCCACAGGCAGCACCACCACCAGGGTTGCTACAGGTGCGGGTGCCTTTGTCACGCCTGGAGGCGATGGGCGATCGAGCCGCTGAGTTACTCGCTCAATGTCAGCGGTTACAAGATACCACCAATCCAGATATCCCCGCCGCCATTACCGCCATCCGCTCTCGCTTAGAAGCCCTCAGCGCCGATATTACCGAGCTGCGCCTGGTGCCTTTCCGGCAGATAGCCGATCGCTACCACACCCCCCTAGAAAGCCTCAAACAACAATATCACAAACAAGTTCAGCTCCAAATCGAAGGCCAAGAAAACCTCGTTGATCAAGTCATCTTAGAACAACTACAAGCCCCCCTCACCCACCTATTTCGCAACGCCTTCGACCACGGTATCGAGCTACCCGTAGAAAGAAAAGCCCTGGGTAAACCCCCGATCGCCACCATCACCCTCGCCGCCACCACCCGCCGTTCTCACCTAGAAATTACCATCACCGATGATGGACGTGGCATCGATATTGAAACTGTTTATCAACGCGCTGTCGAAAAAGGACTGACCAATCAAGATTATCACCAACTCACCACTGCAGAAATCCTGAAATTTATCTTCACCCCCGGTTTTTCCACCGCCAAACGTGTCACCGACCTATCAGGCAGGGGCGTTGGTTTAGATGTGGTCTTATCCCAAGTTTCTCGCCTCGGCGGTTCTCTAGAGCTAGCCACCAACCCGGGCTATGGCACCAAATTTATCATCACCGTGCCCCTAACCCAGACAGTTTTGCCCCTCTACTTTTTCCAATGTGGTGGTGCCTCCCTTGCCCTCCCTGCCAGCGATATTATCGATATTCTCGATATGAGCGATACCACAGAGAGGCCAGAAGAAATTATCTGGCAAAATCAATCTATCCCTTTGTTTAATTTAACCAATATCCTGCCCTATGGCCGCCAAGCTAGACGAATAATTAACGCATCTGCAGCCCAGAGTCCAGAAACCGGGTGTCTGTCTAGCTCTCTGCTAAAGCCCTCACCCCCAGCCCCTCTCCCACCAGGGGAGAGGGGAGAAATGTTCAGCTCCGAGGTTTTGCATAGAAAACCGGTTTCTATAATTATTGATATTGGCCAAAAAATTGGGCTATTAGTAGATAATATTAGCGCCAAATTATCCGCTGCTGTCAAGCCTTTTGACCCCACCTTACCCGTGCCAGCGTGGGTGGAGGGTTGGACTTGGGGAAGTCGTGGGGAAGTGGTGCCGATGCTATCGGGAGCATCTCTGGCAGAAATAATTCCTGTCTCCACTGCGCCCGCTCAAACCACTATTCTCGTGGTTGATGATTCTCCCGCTGTGCGGCGCACCCTAGAAATGGTGTTATCCGCTGCAGGTTTTGCCGTTGTCACGGGCAATGATGGTCAGGAAGGTATCGCCGCTTTGACGGAAAATGCGGCGAGATTCAGTTTAGTGATATCAGATTTAGAAATGCCTAATCTGGATGGTTTTGGCTTATTGGCCGCTATCAAAAATCATCCGATTTGGCGTCGGTTGCCGGTGGCGATGCTCACTTCCCAAAACACGCCATACCACCGCCGTCGCGCTCTGGAATTGGGTGCTGCAGTTTACCTCACTAAACCTTTTGAACCGGCGACAATTTTAGCCAGTTTGTCGGGCTTGGGATTACCAAAAATCAGTGATATTATAGCCTAA
- the larB gene encoding nickel pincer cofactor biosynthesis protein LarB, whose protein sequence is MTPESLQTLLTAVAAGKIHPDAALENLKHLAFEPLSGNSSATNSGEIYARIDNHRHLRTGFPEVIWGPGKTPEQIAHIFQAMRRNHSVVMATRITPEVFEQVREKVPELHYYPQARICATALPDCEPQHPGSIGILCAGTADLPVAEEAAVTAELCGFRVQRLADVGVAGIHRLFANQHIIHQSSVLIVVAGMEGALPSVVAGLAAAPVIAVPTSIGYGASFQGLAPLLTMLNSCAAGIGVVNIDNGFGAAILAGQILRTARRLCP, encoded by the coding sequence ATGACACCCGAATCCCTACAAACCCTCCTCACCGCCGTCGCCGCCGGGAAAATCCATCCTGACGCCGCCTTAGAAAACCTCAAACACCTAGCGTTTGAACCCCTCAGCGGCAATTCCAGCGCCACCAATTCCGGCGAAATATACGCCCGCATCGACAACCACCGCCACCTGCGCACCGGCTTCCCCGAAGTCATCTGGGGACCAGGGAAAACCCCAGAGCAAATCGCCCATATCTTCCAAGCCATGCGCCGCAACCATTCCGTAGTCATGGCTACCCGCATCACCCCAGAAGTCTTCGAGCAAGTCCGGGAAAAAGTCCCCGAACTGCACTACTACCCCCAAGCTCGCATCTGTGCCACCGCCCTCCCCGACTGCGAACCCCAACATCCCGGCAGTATTGGCATCCTCTGCGCAGGCACTGCGGACCTCCCCGTAGCCGAAGAAGCCGCCGTCACCGCCGAATTATGCGGGTTTCGGGTGCAGCGGCTCGCCGATGTGGGCGTCGCAGGCATTCACCGCCTATTCGCCAACCAGCATATTATCCACCAATCCTCCGTCCTGATTGTCGTCGCCGGGATGGAAGGCGCCCTCCCCAGCGTCGTCGCCGGGTTAGCTGCCGCCCCTGTAATTGCCGTCCCCACCAGCATCGGTTACGGCGCCAGCTTTCAGGGGCTCGCACCCCTCTTGACAATGCTCAATTCCTGTGCAGCGGGCATCGGCGTCGTCAATATCGATAACGGTTTTGGCGCCGCCATTCTCGCCGGACAAATTTTGCGCACCGCTCGCCGGTTGTGCCCATAA
- a CDS encoding helix-turn-helix domain-containing protein: MTTGCNYYVVTVTDNPQLQQFGTPVRSLRKARGLSQEQLAELAQLHRNYIGGIERGERNLSFLNILRLAKGLGISPSELLEKIE, encoded by the coding sequence ATGACAACCGGGTGCAACTACTATGTTGTAACAGTGACAGATAATCCTCAATTACAACAATTTGGCACTCCGGTGCGGAGCCTGAGAAAAGCGCGGGGTCTTTCCCAAGAACAGCTAGCTGAATTAGCCCAACTCCACCGCAATTACATCGGTGGCATTGAGCGCGGGGAAAGAAACCTCTCTTTTTTAAACATTCTCCGCTTGGCCAAGGGTTTGGGTATCTCACCCAGCGAGTTGCTAGAAAAAATCGAGTAA
- a CDS encoding site-specific DNA-methyltransferase: MTRLSDIEIKVNALGKNPTDVWEFPKVTSGKNRSSAERTPHPAQFPAAVIERIIKATSNSDDIIFDPFLGSGTTAVVALALQRQVIGFEIRQDYCDIAANRIDDFLTNLSRFDAQKSPALRASYR; this comes from the coding sequence ATGACTAGACTTTCAGATATCGAGATAAAAGTTAACGCCCTGGGTAAAAATCCTACGGATGTATGGGAATTTCCCAAGGTGACATCAGGTAAAAATCGGTCATCAGCAGAACGCACCCCCCATCCCGCCCAATTTCCCGCCGCTGTCATAGAACGCATTATTAAGGCTACTTCCAACTCCGATGACATAATTTTCGACCCTTTTCTCGGTTCCGGGACTACTGCGGTGGTAGCTTTAGCTCTCCAGCGACAGGTAATCGGCTTTGAAATTAGGCAGGATTATTGCGATATCGCCGCTAACCGCATTGATGATTTTCTGACCAATCTCAGCCGTTTTGACGCGCAAAAATCACCGGCTCTAAGGGCTAGCTACCGGTGA
- a CDS encoding nucleoside triphosphate pyrophosphatase: MGKGQFILGSKSKARRLLLISAGIHPVVIDSDFDETSVESDNPVELVETLALCKAESVAARVWRGEEGPQPLLVLGCDSVLSLAGEIHGKPANSTEAEARWRLMRQNVGELYTGHALIDVGKRQTVVRCQVTRVFFADISDREIAEYVATGEPLQCAGCFAIDGRGGLFVEKIEGCHTNVIGLSLPLLRRMVAELGYNITDFW; this comes from the coding sequence ATGGGTAAAGGTCAGTTTATCTTGGGTTCTAAGTCGAAAGCTCGCCGGTTGTTGCTCATCAGTGCGGGAATTCATCCGGTGGTTATAGATAGCGATTTTGATGAAACTTCTGTGGAGTCAGATAACCCGGTGGAGTTGGTGGAGACTTTGGCTCTATGCAAGGCGGAAAGTGTGGCAGCCAGAGTTTGGCGAGGAGAGGAAGGACCACAACCCCTATTAGTGTTGGGATGTGATTCGGTGTTAAGTTTGGCGGGGGAAATACATGGTAAACCGGCGAACTCAACGGAGGCGGAAGCTCGCTGGCGGCTGATGCGCCAGAATGTGGGGGAACTTTATACAGGTCATGCTTTAATCGATGTGGGGAAACGGCAAACAGTGGTGAGATGTCAGGTGACGCGGGTATTTTTCGCCGATATAAGCGATCGGGAAATTGCCGAATACGTTGCCACCGGCGAACCCCTCCAGTGCGCTGGCTGCTTTGCCATTGATGGACGCGGCGGCTTATTCGTAGAAAAAATCGAAGGCTGCCATACCAACGTTATCGGCTTGAGCTTGCCCCTGCTGCGGCGGATGGTAGCCGAATTAGGCTATAATATCACTGATTTTTGGTAA
- the eno gene encoding phosphopyruvate hydratase — protein MNVLDTAIDAIQAREILDSRGRPTVEAQVYLAGGVSGIAQVPSGASTGTFEAHELRDGDKNRYGGKGVMRAVENVENKIAPSLLELDALNQGLVDYKMIALDGSANKSNLGANAILAVSLATAKAGAAALALPLYRYLGGPMSNLLPVPLMNVINGGAHAANNVDFQEFMIVPVGASSFREALRWGAEVFASLSKVLADKGLLTGVGDEGGFAPNLGSNQEALELLVAAIESAGYKPGSQVALALDVAASEFYKNGQYEYEGSLHSPAELIDYLAKLVGQYPIVSIEDGLHEEDWTNWQLLTQKLGANVQLVGDDLFVTNATRLQKGIDQKAGNAILIKLNQIGSLTETLETIDLANRNGFRSVISHRSGETEDTTIADLAVATRAGQIKTGSLCRSERVAKYNQLLRIEDELGDRAVYAGKVGLGPKGA, from the coding sequence ATGAACGTGCTAGACACCGCGATCGATGCCATTCAAGCCCGAGAAATTCTTGATTCGCGGGGCAGACCCACTGTGGAAGCCCAGGTTTATCTCGCTGGGGGCGTCTCCGGTATCGCCCAGGTGCCTTCTGGGGCTTCCACGGGCACCTTTGAAGCTCACGAACTCCGCGATGGGGACAAAAACCGCTATGGCGGGAAAGGGGTGATGCGAGCCGTAGAAAACGTAGAAAACAAAATCGCTCCCAGCTTGCTGGAACTGGATGCCCTCAACCAGGGATTAGTAGATTACAAGATGATTGCCTTGGATGGCTCGGCGAATAAGTCGAATCTAGGGGCGAATGCCATCTTAGCAGTCTCCCTCGCCACAGCCAAGGCGGGCGCAGCGGCTCTGGCACTGCCCCTATACCGCTATTTAGGCGGTCCGATGTCGAATTTGCTGCCCGTCCCCTTGATGAACGTGATTAACGGGGGCGCTCACGCGGCGAATAACGTCGATTTTCAGGAGTTTATGATTGTGCCTGTGGGGGCATCTTCTTTCCGGGAGGCCCTGCGTTGGGGTGCGGAGGTGTTCGCATCTCTGAGCAAGGTACTGGCGGATAAAGGTTTGCTCACTGGTGTCGGTGATGAGGGGGGTTTCGCTCCTAACCTCGGCTCCAACCAAGAAGCTCTGGAATTGTTGGTGGCGGCGATCGAATCTGCTGGGTACAAACCCGGTTCCCAAGTGGCGTTGGCTCTGGATGTGGCAGCCAGCGAATTTTACAAAAATGGCCAGTATGAATATGAAGGCAGCCTGCACTCACCAGCAGAATTGATTGATTATTTGGCCAAGTTGGTGGGACAGTATCCGATCGTCTCCATCGAAGACGGACTCCACGAAGAAGACTGGACCAACTGGCAATTACTCACCCAAAAGCTGGGGGCAAATGTGCAGTTAGTCGGTGACGATTTGTTTGTCACCAACGCTACCCGCCTGCAAAAGGGAATCGACCAAAAAGCTGGCAATGCGATTTTGATTAAACTCAATCAAATCGGTTCCCTCACGGAAACTTTGGAAACTATTGATTTGGCTAATCGGAATGGTTTCCGCTCCGTAATTAGCCACCGGTCTGGCGAAACCGAAGATACCACGATTGCCGATTTAGCAGTCGCCACTCGCGCCGGTCAAATCAAGACTGGTTCTCTTTGCCGTAGCGAGCGGGTAGCGAAGTACAACCAGCTCCTGCGCATTGAAGATGAGTTGGGCGATCGTGCTGTTTATGCCGGAAAAGTAGGTTTAGGTCCCAAGGGTGCCTAA
- the psbP gene encoding photosystem II reaction center PsbP, which yields MVFHDLINQMDNVSVVISQVPDGKTLAELGTPSEVGYKLSKNAIAPAGSGREAELLSAESLEKGDKSYYIFEYDVKLANDLHRHNLASVAVSRGKLFTLNLSTTENSWQKRSAQFNTVVKSFSVN from the coding sequence GTGGTATTCCACGATTTAATCAACCAAATGGATAATGTTAGCGTGGTGATTTCCCAAGTACCAGATGGCAAAACTCTGGCAGAATTGGGCACGCCTTCAGAAGTTGGTTATAAGCTGTCGAAAAATGCGATCGCGCCTGCGGGTTCGGGACGGGAAGCAGAACTGCTCAGCGCCGAAAGCCTGGAAAAAGGGGATAAAAGTTACTACATTTTTGAATATGACGTGAAGCTGGCTAACGACCTGCATCGGCACAATTTAGCTAGTGTGGCTGTAAGCCGGGGGAAATTATTCACCTTGAATTTATCTACCACGGAAAATAGCTGGCAAAAACGCTCAGCACAGTTTAACACTGTGGTCAAAAGTTTTTCTGTGAATTAG
- the rpsN gene encoding 30S ribosomal protein S14, with the protein MAKKSIIEREKKRQNLVDKYKEKRATLKQQFEQATDLEDKIAIHREIQQLPRSSSRTRLRNRCWLTGRPRGYYRDFGLSRNVLREMAHQGLLPGVVKSSW; encoded by the coding sequence ATGGCCAAGAAAAGCATAATCGAGCGGGAAAAGAAACGGCAAAACCTGGTGGACAAGTACAAAGAAAAGCGCGCCACCCTGAAACAACAGTTTGAGCAAGCTACGGATTTAGAGGATAAAATCGCCATCCACCGGGAAATCCAGCAACTGCCCCGCAGCAGCTCCCGGACTCGCCTGCGGAACCGCTGCTGGCTGACAGGACGGCCCAGAGGCTATTACCGGGATTTCGGTTTGTCTCGGAACGTGCTGCGGGAAATGGCACACCAGGGACTCCTCCCCGGGGTGGTCAAGTCCAGTTGGTAA
- a CDS encoding tetratricopeptide repeat protein — protein MTTRKNLAKALLWEVSLAIVLGSAPGSAIAAKGMFPPLGEGVRLTPTLTGVAQAVTTPTPPPPPKPKVQTTPEASPTPRATTAPARGASGNTTAAPTPTPTPTPTASPSPEAVVSPTPTPTPAATTAPVPTPMSQPAAAASEVMPASAEEERIQKIVQAEVDRLFSKTTNLLNWVLGLTLFLVAGTWVGIWLMRRSVAEQVGTELKKQLGGELNPQTTSANADRRRVSIVPHSAPPQPSDNTALPVLSSQQKAEQNAQLNELISMALATQNLIAEARSALEESAKFQDSIQKPFQDVLGVYLTQAQELVAQGKYQEAVEIYDRSISMNPDFYDAWLERGKALSKLQRHDEAIASYNKAIQINSSRCDSWYEKACCYALKGDVDLVIDNLRQAINIDPSKKEKAKFDATFVEMRADEAFAQLIFV, from the coding sequence ATGACAACCAGGAAGAATCTGGCCAAAGCGCTTTTGTGGGAGGTTAGCTTGGCGATCGTTCTTGGGTCCGCTCCGGGCTCAGCGATCGCAGCCAAAGGGATGTTTCCCCCCCTAGGAGAAGGAGTGAGGCTGACGCCAACCCTGACGGGGGTGGCTCAAGCTGTCACCACTCCCACACCGCCGCCACCGCCTAAACCAAAAGTGCAAACCACCCCAGAAGCCAGTCCCACACCAAGAGCCACTACCGCCCCAGCTCGGGGCGCTTCTGGAAACACCACTGCGGCTCCCACCCCCACCCCCACACCCACACCCACAGCATCCCCATCCCCAGAGGCAGTAGTTTCCCCAACCCCAACCCCAACACCAGCCGCCACCACGGCTCCGGTTCCCACTCCGATGAGTCAACCAGCCGCTGCTGCTTCTGAAGTGATGCCAGCGAGCGCCGAAGAAGAGCGCATCCAAAAAATCGTCCAAGCCGAAGTCGATCGCCTCTTCAGTAAAACCACTAACCTCCTCAACTGGGTACTGGGGTTAACTTTGTTTCTGGTGGCTGGTACTTGGGTAGGCATTTGGCTGATGCGCCGCAGTGTCGCCGAGCAAGTGGGCACTGAGTTGAAAAAACAGCTCGGTGGTGAGTTAAACCCTCAGACGACATCGGCGAACGCCGACAGGCGTCGCGTTAGCATCGTCCCCCATTCTGCCCCACCACAACCATCAGACAATACTGCCCTACCCGTACTCTCATCACAGCAAAAAGCCGAGCAAAACGCTCAGTTAAACGAACTAATTTCAATGGCTTTAGCCACCCAAAACCTCATCGCAGAGGCGCGCAGTGCCCTAGAAGAATCCGCCAAGTTTCAAGATAGCATTCAAAAACCCTTTCAAGATGTATTAGGCGTATATCTGACTCAGGCTCAAGAACTGGTGGCCCAGGGCAAGTATCAAGAAGCGGTGGAAATCTATGATAGGAGCATTTCTATGAATCCTGATTTCTACGATGCTTGGTTAGAGCGGGGTAAAGCCCTCTCTAAGCTGCAGCGCCACGATGAGGCGATCGCGTCTTATAACAAAGCCATCCAAATCAACTCCTCTCGCTGCGATTCTTGGTATGAAAAAGCCTGCTGCTATGCCTTAAAAGGCGATGTAGATTTAGTCATCGACAACCTCCGTCAGGCGATTAATATCGACCCCAGCAAGAAAGAAAAAGCCAAATTTGATGCCACCTTTGTCGAAATGCGTGCCGATGAAGCATTTGCCCAGTTAATCTTCGTTTAG